The Caldicellulosiruptor obsidiansis OB47 genome segment CATACTTTAAAGCCTTCTCCAATACCCTGCCAGGTGAATTTGTGTGAACGTGAGTTTTGAGAATGTCGCCATCCTGGATTACAATAATTGAATCACCAATTGTCTCAAGATAATCTTTAAATTCTTTTTCAATATTCTTTTTCAAACCAGTGATAAAAAACTCTGTACAGTAAGTAAAGTTAATATCTTCAGGTTTAAAAGTGATGGTTGTATAAACTTCCTGCTGTGATGGTTCTTCAAATACCGCCCCTTCTTTTAAGAATTTATACATCCCTTCAAAAATTATGACAAGACCCATACCACCACTGTCAACTACATTTGCCTCTTTTAAAATGGGAAGCATCTCTGGTGTTTTTGCAAGCCACTTTTTGCCGCTTGAAATGCACACTTCCAGTAAATCCTCTATTTCACTCACAATACCTTCTGCCACTTCTTTTTCAACATCCTCTGCAATCCCGCGTGCAACTGTGAGCATCGTGCCTTCTGTTGGTTTCATTACTGCTTTATAAGCACTTGCAGAAGCAGATTTCAAACAAGCAACAAATGTTGGTATATCTATAACATCCTTGCCTTTCAGTTCTTTGGCAAATCCTCGCAGAAGCTGAGAAAGAATAACTCCAGAATTGCCGCGTGCACCTTTTAAGCTGCCAAAAGCGACTGCATTCATAAGTTTATCCACATCTTCAAAAGTTTTCCCGTTTATCTCTTTTATGCTACTGTCAAAAGTGGCAGCCATATTGGTACCTGTGTCCCCGTCTGGAACTGGAAATACATTTAAAGAGTTTATCTTATCTACGTGCAGTTTCAAATAATTATTCGCAGCTTTTAACATATCTTTTAACACATCTGCAGTTAAAAATTTCATAGTCCAATCCTCCTCAGCAAGTTACAAACGAATACCATCTACAAAGATATTTATAGCCCCCGGTTTTAGACCTGTGTATTTTTCAATAGCATATGAAACTCTTTCTCTGATGTTTTCAGCAACAACAGGAATTCTGGTGCCGTATTCCACAATTATGTGAATATCAACATTTACAATTCCATTTTCTGCTAAAACCTTTATGCCTTTTTGCAAGTTTTCCCTGCCAAGAAGTGTAACTATCCCGTCTGCTACACTCTTTGATGCCATACCAACAACTCCATAGCTTTCCATACATGAAAGCCCAATTATAGTAGCAATACAATCATTGGTAATCTCTATCTTTCCAAATTCATTTTCAAAATGAACACCCATAATCTTCATCTCCTATCTTTTTACTATCTTCGATAACCTTTTATAAAGGACAAAAGTAACCACCGAAATAATTGTACCCTTAACCAAATTAAATGGAATTATGGAAAACAAAATTAATGTAAACTTATCTGTTACAAGACTATTTACTTTTGCAGCAATTTTTATTATTTCTGAGATTGGAAATTTCAAAGCCTTTTCGTAAAGAGGAAGAAGCACAAAATAGTTTAGCAAGCCTGCCCAGATAGAAAATGCAATGGTAGAAATAATAAGAGCTACTGCAGCACCTTTTTTAGTTCTATTCTTGGCATATATGTATCCCGCAATGTACACAAAAAAGCCACCAATCATAAAGTTAGCAAACTCGCCTATTCCAGCCGTTTTGGTAACGAACAGATGAAGTACATTTTTCAAAAATTCAACACCCACACCCCAAGCAGGTCCAAGAGCAAACGAAATTATCAATGCTACACAGTCACTAAAATCAAGTTTTAAAAAGTCCGGAAAAATCCCTAAAGGAAACTCTATAAGCATTATAACAAATGCCAAAGCACCAAAGATTGAAACCTTAACAAGATTTTTTAACTCAACCTGTTTCATCTTTCAATTACCTCTCCTCTCTTTTTACTTACCAAACACCAAATAAGCCTCTTCTTCTTTCATCACCCTGTATTCACCCGGTTTTAAACTTTCGTCTAAATTAAGACCTCCTATTCTCCGGCGTTTTAAGTCCACCACCTTATTTCCAATTGCTTCGAACATTCTTTTAACCTGATGATACTTACCTTCATATATACACAATTTGACTGTGGTACTATCAATAATAGTATATTTTGCAGGAAGTGTCTTATAACCATCATCTAAAATAATACCATTTTCAAACTCTTTTAATCTTTCCTCATCCACCTCTTTTTCAAGCCTTACTAAATACTCTTTTTCAATTCTTTTTTTGGGTGAGATAACTCTGTGCGTGTATTCACCATTATCTGTAATTATCAAAAGTCCTTCCGCATCTTTGTCAAGTCTTCCAACTGTATGCAAATCTCTATGCTTTAAATCATCAGAAATGAGTGAGAACACTGTAAGTGACATCGGGTCCTCATTTGAACACACATAACCTTTCGGTTTGTTCATCATGATATAAATCCATCTACTGAACTTTACAACCCTGCCATCAACTTCTACTACATCTTCTTCGGGATTAATCTTAAAATCAACTTCTACTATTTGTTTTCCATTTACAGTCACGATTCCTTCTCTTATTAGTTTTTTAACTTGAGTCCGTGAACCAAAACCGCAGTGGGTTAGAAACTTGTCAAGTCTCATTTTTATTCCAATCTCCATCCTTTTGGAAAATAGTTTTTTATTATATGTCCTTCTGCTTTACCCCATCCAAGAGTAAAACCATCTACACATATTCCTACAAATCCATTTAGATTTTCTTTATTCTCTATTGTCTCACCTTTTAAATACCTCCACAGCCTTTCATCATCTTGAGAAAAGTTAATAGCAACCTTCAGATTTTCGCCCTTTAAACTCGCAATCAAATGAGCAGAAGGATAAAATCTTCCTTTGTAAACTTCTCCCAGCAAAAGACCATTTCGAAGCGGTGTTATTTTATCAAAAGGTCCGTCAAAACCCAAATATAATTTACTTGCTTTTTTATAAAACAGCCTATCTCCAAAGTGACTTAAGTCTATGTTTAAGTATTTATCGCAAAACTTTTCAAAAATTTTTAAATCCTCGCTGTCCACCTCAAATCTTTGTGGCTGAAAAGTCCACTCAGCTCCGCTTTCTTTCACCTTTTTTAGCTTGCAAATAAAATGTCCCTCGCCTCTGACCCTGTGTGGGTAAATTCTCACCGCTTTTTTCAAATTTTCATTGCCATTTATCTCAATCCCATCCGAAAAACCCTCATATTTTTTTATCTCAACAACTTCATAGTTTTTATGTTTTTTCAAGAACCAGTCAATAATTTCTTCATTTTCTTCTATTTCAAACGTACAGGTAGAATATACTATCTCGCCACCCACTTTTAAAAGTTCATCTACCTCTGTCATGATACTTCTCTGCAGATTAACATACTTTTCAGGGTGATTGGAAGTCCATTTCTTTGCTGTCGTCGGGTCTTTGCGAAACATTCCCTCACCAGAACAAGGTGCGTCAACTAAAATCTTGTCAAAATATGCGCCATAGCTTTCAGCTATCTCTTTCGGCTTGTTGTTCAGAACTACAACATTTGTAAGCCCGAGATTTTCAACATTCTTTACAAGCGCTTTGATTCTTGTTGGTTTTACATCATTGGATACAAGCAAGCCATTTTGTCCAAGCCTTGCTGCTATCTGAATGCTCTTCCCACCGGGTGCAGCACACAAGTCTAAAACTTTTTCACCTTCTTTTACATCCAAAGCTTCAACTGGAAACATAGCTGAGGGTTCTTGTATATATATAAGACCAGCAAAATAGTATGGGTGTTTACTCAGTTTTATCTCTTCAGTGTAATAAAAACCATCTTTGCACCATGGAACTTTTTCAAATTCAATTCCCATTTTCTCTACAAACTCTTCAACTGAAACTTTGGCAGTGTTAACCCTAAAACCTTTATAGCTATCAAACTCGTATATCTTTATAAACTGTTCAAACTCTTCTTTCAAAATTTCTTTCATCTTTGACAAGAATTCTTCTGGCAAGTTCAATTTGAAGTTAGACCTCCTTGTAAATCTTATAAAACCTGAAAAATAAAACATTTGAGGTACAAAGACTCTTCATAGTTAATAAGATATGGATGGTCTTTTGCCTGTGTTCTGTACTCAATAAGCCTTAAGGTTTTTTTTGCATCTTTTGCTGCATCTTTAATAACCTCAAAAAATAGGTCTGGTTTCATATAATGTGAACATGAACAGGTCACAAGAATTCCACCTTTTTTGAGTATCTTCATGGCTCGCAAGTTTATTTCTTTATATCCTCTTTTTGCATTTTCCAAAGTGTGCATGCTTTTTGCAAATGCAGGAGGATCAAGTATTATCATATCATATTTTTCTTTTTTGTCATCAAGTTCATTCAGATAATCAAAAACATTTGCAACCACAAATTCACATTTTGATTCAACCCCATTTAACTTAGCATTTTTTACTGCCTGTTCAATAGCCGTATCTGAGATATCAACACCTATGACCTTTGACGCACCAAACTTTGCTGCGTTTATTGTAAATCCTCCTGTGTGACAAAAACAGTCCAAAACTACTTTATTCTTTACAAAATTCCTTATTGCAACCCTGTTCTCTTTCTGGTCCAAAAAATATCCTGTTTTTTGTCCATTTTCTATATCCACTATCATCTTAATACCATTTTCCTCTATCTCAACTTCCACAGGTGAACTGCCATATAAAAATCCTTTTCTCAAATCCAGTCCTTCAATTTCTCTCACTTTTGCATCGTTTCTCTCATATATAGCTTTGGGATTTACAACCTCAACTAATATTTCTACCAGCTTATCTTTATATCTGTCAACACCTTTTGACAAAGTCTGCATTACAAGTACATCCCCAAACTTGTCAACAATAAGCCCTGGCAAAAAATCAGCCTCAGCAAATATGAGCCGGCAATTTTGTGTATAGCCTATACTTTTTCTGTAATCCCATGCATCTTGAATTCTTTTTTTAAAAAAGTCAATATTAATCTCCTCATTTTTTCGTGTAAGAATTCTTACAAGTATTTGAGACTTGGAATTAATAAAACCTTTCCCTACAAATTTCCCTTTAAAATTCACTACATCAACAATCTGACCATCCTCGAACTCCCCATCTATCTTCTGTACCTCATGCCTGAAAACCCATGGATGACCACTTTCCACTCTCAGTCCTTTTCCTTTTGCCAAAAACACTTTCGCCATACTCTAAACAACACCTCTTTTTTAGTTTATTTTCTTTCGTACAAGGTACTCATATACAAGAGAAGTAGAATAGAACCTAAACTTGCCCCAATCACCCCAAAAACCTTTTTGTTCTTTCAAGATATCACAAAGATTTTTTAATTCATCCAAAGACACCTTTATTACCTCTGAAATCTCACCATCAGTTTTTGCAAGATTATCCTTTTCATATTTTTCAATTAAAAATACAAATGAATAAAAATCAAAATGTTCTTGCAGCCAGACAAGATTGTATTTTATAACTCCAATCAGCAAAAAATCCTTAATATCCAGCGCAAGTTCCTCTTTTACTTCTCTTTCTAAAGCCTCATCCACATTCTCGTTAAGACCGATACCACCAGAAGGTATCCTGTAAATTTTATCAGGATATTCTTTTTGTCTTACAACAAGCACTTCTTCTCCATCTCTTATTGCAAACACCACTTCACCTATTCTATCAACATTTATTTTGCTTTTAAGATATTCAAAGAACTCTCTATCTTCTATTGTTACAGTAACTTCTTTAACACTTAAATCTGAAGCAATTGGTGTTCTTTCTAAATCAAACCTGGTTTGAAAGAACTCTTCTAAATCTTTCATTTGCTGCCTCCAAATCAGATTGAGTATTTATATTTTTAAAGCTTTCAAGATAAGGGTCAAATCTCAATATTTCGTTAATTTCAATCTTCTTTATATTTGAGCTTTGTAAGATAGCAGAAAGAGAAAATTCACCCTTGTTTATAAAATCCAATGCTTTTTCCAAAAATGCTTTGCTGTATACACAAAAAAGAGGCTCAAAATAGCCATTGTAATAAGGAACAATTGCATCGTACCCATTAAACCCAAGCATATACTCTACAAGTTCTTTCTTGGCAAACGGCATATCGCATGCTATTATAAAATTCTTGTTTGTTCTGCTTACCATCAAACTTGTTAATACACCTGCAACCGGTGCATCTATTTCAATTCTATCTTTTATTACTTCAAAACCTTCAAATTCTACATACCCATT includes the following:
- a CDS encoding Asp23/Gls24 family envelope stress response protein encodes the protein MGVHFENEFGKIEITNDCIATIIGLSCMESYGVVGMASKSVADGIVTLLGRENLQKGIKVLAENGIVNVDIHIIVEYGTRIPVVAENIRERVSYAIEKYTGLKPGAINIFVDGIRL
- a CDS encoding molybdenum cofactor guanylyltransferase, whose protein sequence is MKNLFILAGGKSKRLGFDKLNLKIGNQRVIQIIDRSIGSLFDKKFIVVKNGYVEFEGFEVIKDRIEIDAPVAGVLTSLMVSRTNKNFIIACDMPFAKKELVEYMLGFNGYDAIVPYYNGYFEPLFCVYSKAFLEKALDFINKGEFSLSAILQSSNIKKIEINEILRFDPYLESFKNINTQSDLEAANERFRRVLSNQV
- a CDS encoding class I SAM-dependent rRNA methyltransferase; protein product: MAKVFLAKGKGLRVESGHPWVFRHEVQKIDGEFEDGQIVDVVNFKGKFVGKGFINSKSQILVRILTRKNEEINIDFFKKRIQDAWDYRKSIGYTQNCRLIFAEADFLPGLIVDKFGDVLVMQTLSKGVDRYKDKLVEILVEVVNPKAIYERNDAKVREIEGLDLRKGFLYGSSPVEVEIEENGIKMIVDIENGQKTGYFLDQKENRVAIRNFVKNKVVLDCFCHTGGFTINAAKFGASKVIGVDISDTAIEQAVKNAKLNGVESKCEFVVANVFDYLNELDDKKEKYDMIILDPPAFAKSMHTLENAKRGYKEINLRAMKILKKGGILVTCSCSHYMKPDLFFEVIKDAAKDAKKTLRLIEYRTQAKDHPYLINYEESLYLKCFIFQVL
- a CDS encoding DAK2 domain-containing protein is translated as MKFLTADVLKDMLKAANNYLKLHVDKINSLNVFPVPDGDTGTNMAATFDSSIKEINGKTFEDVDKLMNAVAFGSLKGARGNSGVILSQLLRGFAKELKGKDVIDIPTFVACLKSASASAYKAVMKPTEGTMLTVARGIAEDVEKEVAEGIVSEIEDLLEVCISSGKKWLAKTPEMLPILKEANVVDSGGMGLVIIFEGMYKFLKEGAVFEEPSQQEVYTTITFKPEDINFTYCTEFFITGLKKNIEKEFKDYLETIGDSIIVIQDGDILKTHVHTNSPGRVLEKALKYGELINIKIDNMKYQHQEFISKREDFETEVQTQDEVITKEYGFVAVSQGEGFNEILKGLGVDYIIEGGQTMNPSAEDFVNAIKNVPAKNVFIFPNNKNVIMSAELSLQLVNTNKNVVIMKTTNIPECIAALIKFDLNKSIEENKKLMQEAIDSVKVVEVTKAVRNTKINGFEIEEGDFIGISKKEIVACDKDMQKVALACVEKIVDSTTQILSIYYGKDVALEDIEVLVKNIQERYPKIDIESYESGNEIYQLIIVAEM
- a CDS encoding pseudouridine synthase, which gives rise to MRLDKFLTHCGFGSRTQVKKLIREGIVTVNGKQIVEVDFKINPEEDVVEVDGRVVKFSRWIYIMMNKPKGYVCSNEDPMSLTVFSLISDDLKHRDLHTVGRLDKDAEGLLIITDNGEYTHRVISPKKRIEKEYLVRLEKEVDEERLKEFENGIILDDGYKTLPAKYTIIDSTTVKLCIYEGKYHQVKRMFEAIGNKVVDLKRRRIGGLNLDESLKPGEYRVMKEEEAYLVFGK
- a CDS encoding NUDIX hydrolase; translated protein: MKDLEEFFQTRFDLERTPIASDLSVKEVTVTIEDREFFEYLKSKINVDRIGEVVFAIRDGEEVLVVRQKEYPDKIYRIPSGGIGLNENVDEALEREVKEELALDIKDFLLIGVIKYNLVWLQEHFDFYSFVFLIEKYEKDNLAKTDGEISEVIKVSLDELKNLCDILKEQKGFWGDWGKFRFYSTSLVYEYLVRKKIN
- a CDS encoding RsmB/NOP family class I SAM-dependent RNA methyltransferase yields the protein MNLPEEFLSKMKEILKEEFEQFIKIYEFDSYKGFRVNTAKVSVEEFVEKMGIEFEKVPWCKDGFYYTEEIKLSKHPYYFAGLIYIQEPSAMFPVEALDVKEGEKVLDLCAAPGGKSIQIAARLGQNGLLVSNDVKPTRIKALVKNVENLGLTNVVVLNNKPKEIAESYGAYFDKILVDAPCSGEGMFRKDPTTAKKWTSNHPEKYVNLQRSIMTEVDELLKVGGEIVYSTCTFEIEENEEIIDWFLKKHKNYEVVEIKKYEGFSDGIEINGNENLKKAVRIYPHRVRGEGHFICKLKKVKESGAEWTFQPQRFEVDSEDLKIFEKFCDKYLNIDLSHFGDRLFYKKASKLYLGFDGPFDKITPLRNGLLLGEVYKGRFYPSAHLIASLKGENLKVAINFSQDDERLWRYLKGETIENKENLNGFVGICVDGFTLGWGKAEGHIIKNYFPKGWRLE
- a CDS encoding ECF transporter S component, whose amino-acid sequence is MKQVELKNLVKVSIFGALAFVIMLIEFPLGIFPDFLKLDFSDCVALIISFALGPAWGVGVEFLKNVLHLFVTKTAGIGEFANFMIGGFFVYIAGYIYAKNRTKKGAAVALIISTIAFSIWAGLLNYFVLLPLYEKALKFPISEIIKIAAKVNSLVTDKFTLILFSIIPFNLVKGTIISVVTFVLYKRLSKIVKR